From the Gadus chalcogrammus isolate NIFS_2021 chromosome 15, NIFS_Gcha_1.0, whole genome shotgun sequence genome, one window contains:
- the papolg gene encoding poly(A) polymerase gamma isoform X3 yields MKEMSSGQQPQKHYGITSAISHAPPREIDNQYTKKLSDAMKPFGVFEDEDELNHRLAVLGKLNNFVKEWISEISESKNLPPSAVTNVGGKIFTFGSYRLGVHTKGADIDALCVAPRHVERTDFFSSFFEKIKLHEEIKDLRAVEDAFVPVIKFKFDGIEIDLLFARLALQSIPDNLDLRGDSMLRNLDIRCIRSLNGCRVTDEILYLVPNKENFRLTLRAIKLWAKRRGIYSNMLGFLGGVSWAMLVARTCQLYPNAVAATLVHKFFLVFSKW; encoded by the exons ATGAAAGAAATGTCAAG cgggcagcagcctcagaaacATTATGGCATCACCTCTGCCATTAGTCACGCACCCCCGAGAGAAATAGACAACCAATACACAAAGAAACTCAGCGATGCTATGAAACCATTCGGGGTGTTTGAGGATGAAGATGAACTAAACCATAG actTGCAGTTCTCGGGAAATTAAATAACTTTGTTAAAGAATGGATATCAGAGATCAGTGAGTCTAAG AACCTTCCCCCATCTGCAGTAACTAATGTTGGGGGAAAGATATTCACGTTTGGTTCTTACCGGCTCGGGGTGCACACAAAAG GAGCTGATATCGATGCCTTATGTGTGGCTCCTCGTCATGTAGAGAGGACTGACTTTTTCTCTTCATTCTTTGAGAAGATCAAACTCCACGAAGAGATCAAAGACCTCAGG GCTGTGGAGGATGCCTTTGTACCAGTGATCAAGTTCAAATTTGATGGAATAGAG ATTGATCTGCTGTTTGCCAGACTGGCCCTGCAGTCCATACCAGACAACCTAGACCTGAGGGGTGACTCCATGTTGAGGAATCTTGATATTCGCTGTATACGCAGCCTCAACG GGTGCAGGGTGACAGATGAGATATTGTACCTGGTGCCAAACAAGGAGAACTTCAGGCTGACTCTGAGAGCAATCAAACTATGGGCCAAAC GTCGTGGGATCTACTCCAACATGCTGGGTTTCCTGGGAGGTGTGTCGTGGGCCATGCTGGTGGCCAGAACCTGCCAGCTCTACCCCAACGCTGTGGCTGCCACCTTAGTCCACAAATTCTTCCTGGTCTTCTCTAAATGGTAA
- the papolg gene encoding poly(A) polymerase gamma isoform X1, translating into MKEMSSGQQPQKHYGITSAISHAPPREIDNQYTKKLSDAMKPFGVFEDEDELNHRLAVLGKLNNFVKEWISEISESKNLPPSAVTNVGGKIFTFGSYRLGVHTKGADIDALCVAPRHVERTDFFSSFFEKIKLHEEIKDLRAVEDAFVPVIKFKFDGIEIDLLFARLALQSIPDNLDLRGDSMLRNLDIRCIRSLNGCRVTDEILYLVPNKENFRLTLRAIKLWAKRRGIYSNMLGFLGGVSWAMLVARTCQLYPNAVAATLVHKFFLVFSKWEWPNPVLLKQPEDSNLNLPVWDPRVNPSDRYHLMPIITPAYPQQNSTYNVSTSTRTIMSEEFKYGLSVTDEILQGKTEWSKLFEPPNFFQKYKHYIVLTASASTEENHLEWIGLVESKIRVLVGNLERNEYITLAHVNPQSFPGSKENRSENDFVSMWFIGINFKKVENAESVNIDLTFDIQSFTDTVYRQANNINMLKDGMKIEAMHVKKKQLHQYLPPELVQKKKRSIADLNRSSNGSSSKRLSLDSSHLDSSRDTDSGTPFSSPTPTCKPATKTDIDGG; encoded by the exons ATGAAAGAAATGTCAAG cgggcagcagcctcagaaacATTATGGCATCACCTCTGCCATTAGTCACGCACCCCCGAGAGAAATAGACAACCAATACACAAAGAAACTCAGCGATGCTATGAAACCATTCGGGGTGTTTGAGGATGAAGATGAACTAAACCATAG actTGCAGTTCTCGGGAAATTAAATAACTTTGTTAAAGAATGGATATCAGAGATCAGTGAGTCTAAG AACCTTCCCCCATCTGCAGTAACTAATGTTGGGGGAAAGATATTCACGTTTGGTTCTTACCGGCTCGGGGTGCACACAAAAG GAGCTGATATCGATGCCTTATGTGTGGCTCCTCGTCATGTAGAGAGGACTGACTTTTTCTCTTCATTCTTTGAGAAGATCAAACTCCACGAAGAGATCAAAGACCTCAGG GCTGTGGAGGATGCCTTTGTACCAGTGATCAAGTTCAAATTTGATGGAATAGAG ATTGATCTGCTGTTTGCCAGACTGGCCCTGCAGTCCATACCAGACAACCTAGACCTGAGGGGTGACTCCATGTTGAGGAATCTTGATATTCGCTGTATACGCAGCCTCAACG GGTGCAGGGTGACAGATGAGATATTGTACCTGGTGCCAAACAAGGAGAACTTCAGGCTGACTCTGAGAGCAATCAAACTATGGGCCAAAC GTCGTGGGATCTACTCCAACATGCTGGGTTTCCTGGGAGGTGTGTCGTGGGCCATGCTGGTGGCCAGAACCTGCCAGCTCTACCCCAACGCTGTGGCTGCCACCTTAGTCCACAAATTCTTCCTGGTCTTCTCTAAATG GGAATGGCCAAACCCGGTGCTTTTGAAACAGCCAGAAGACAGCAATCTGAACCTTCCAGTGTGGGACCCCAGA GTCAACCCGTCTGACAGATACCATCTGATGCCAATCATTACACCGGCCTATCCCCAGCAGAACTCCACCTAcaacgtctccacctccacacGCACCATCATGAGCGAGGAGTTCAAATATG GTCTCAGCGTCACGGATGAGATTCTTCAGGGTAAAACGGAGTGGTCGAAACTCTTTGAGCCGCCCAACTTCTTTCAAAAGTACAA ACATTACATCGTTCTCACTGCCAGTGCATCAACAGAAGAAAATCACTTGGAGTG GATTGGCCTGGTGGAGTCCAAGATCCGAGTGCTGGTGGGGAACCTGGAGAGGAATGAGTACATCACCCTGGCCCACGTCAACCCCCAGTCCTTCCCGGGCTCCAAGGAAAACCGTAGCGA GAACGACTTTGTTTCAATGTGGTTCATCGGGATTAACTTCAAGAAGGTGGAGAATGCAGAGAGCGTGAACATCGACTTGACATTCGACATCCAGTCTTTTACAGACACAG TGTACAGACAagccaacaacatcaacatgcTGAAGGATGGCATGAAGATTGAAGCCATGCACGTGAAAAAGAAGCAGCTCCACCAGTACCTCCCCCCCGAGCTggtgcagaagaagaagagg AGCATAGCGGATCTGAACCGGAGCTCCAACGGCAGCAGCTCCAAGCGCCTGTCATTGGACAGCAGTCACCTGGACTCCTCAAGAGACACAGACTCCGGGACCCCCTTCAGCTCGCCCACCCCCACCTGCAAGCCCGCGACCAAGACGGACATCGACGGCGGGTAA
- the LOC130405025 gene encoding uncharacterized protein LOC130405025 — protein MSKMPQLVDGSPAPNASPAPTNQGTSTPDTSSTVVANAPSPPAVSPPPAVTSGDVEPSAGSGPGEEPAPLDDQPRVDAQPPLNGAAAAATTTTTPTAPSKRPHSPTQEDLAKRPKDPEQPELNDDSAFKEPYPPSFDPLAQGDSAVNAESKAKPIPTIDTSRTQRLPSMELPDASSPLPASQSCRVVKNSIKLALNRHNISPPKPPVFEGSLTTDLPAASEEKGMSIPVIGSKHMPVKHVAPAAPAAAVAAVGNSIPTLVSRGPDPMNGAPSKRPHSPTLEEQAKRLKETEKARIHIA, from the exons ATGTCTAAAATG CCCCAGCTGGTGGACGGCTCCCCAGCTCCCAACGCCTCACCAGCCCCTACCAACCAGGGTACCTCCACCCCCGACACCAGCTCAA CAGTCGTTGCCAACGCCCCATCGCCACCCGCCgtctcccccccgcccgccgTGACCAGCGGAGACGTGGAGCCCAGTGCCGGCAGCGGTCCCGGAGAGGAGCCCGCGCCCCTCGACGATCAGCCCCGGGTCGACGCCCAGCCGCCCCTCAacggagccgccgccgccgctaccaccaccaccacccccacagcCCCCTCCAAGAGACCGCACTCGCCCACACAGGAGGACCTGGCCAAGAGGCCCAAAGACCCGGAG CAGCCGGAGCTCAACGACGACTCTGCCTTCAAGGAGCCCTACCCGCCATCGTTCGACCCACTGGCGCAGGGAGACTCAGCAGTAAAC GCAGAGTCCAAAGCCAAGCCCATTCCAACCATAGACACTTCAAGAACTCAG AGACTTCCCAGCATGGAGCTGCCCGACGCTTCCTCCCCACTGCCCGCCAGCCAGAGTTGTCGCGTGGTGAAGAACTCGATCAAACTGGCCCTCAACCGACACAA CATTTCTCCTCCCAAACCCCCAGTATTCGAGGGCTCCCTGACCACGGACCTCCCTGCTGCCAGTGAAGAGAAGGGCATGTCCATTcctgtcattggctcaa AGCACATGCCAGTGAAGCACGTagccccagcagccccagcagcagcagtggcggCGGTGGGGAACTCCATCCCCACGCTGGTGAGCAGAGGCCCGGACCCCATGAACGGCGCTCCGTCCAAGAGGCCCCACTCGCCCACCCTGGAGGAGCAGGCCAAGAGGCTGAAGGAGACGGAGAAGGCCCGCATCCACATAGCCTGA
- the hcar1-3 gene encoding hydroxycarboxylic acid receptor 2 translates to MVSGTPSNSTNNSGMPCQNNPQGIVGKILPPVLILEMIVGLPGTLLALWIFCFRLKQKWKANTLFLFNLVLADFFLLVSVPFRIHNILHGEYWWFGDAWCRINLFMLAVNRSASIAFMTIVAVDRYLKVVHPHHRINQITKNQAPWLAFLIWAVVLALRLPLLGEPLLDKHDNTSLCRSFGFHTINPRIIIHYMVYIGEFFLSLAMLIFCTARIACVLHQRKLDREQKVQRAVRTVATIVAVFVVCFSPGIMMGIVGWAFMGLKQDCKRAGIVSQLFRLSIGFTYLNSALDPIIYSLSSSMFRDALKSLFYSLTPGGKYREGRNLRRSTNTDG, encoded by the coding sequence ATGGTCTCGGGAACACCGTCAAACTCCACCAACAACTCCGGAATGCCCTGTCAAAATAATCCACAAGGAATTGTGGGCAAAATCCTGCCTCCAGTCCTCATCCTGGAGATGATTGTGGGCTTGCCAGGGACCTTGTTGGCATTGTGGATCTTCTGCTTCAGACTGAAGCAGAAGTGGAAGGCCAACACTCTGTTCCTGTTCAACCTGGTGCTGGCCGACTTCTTCCTGCTGGTCAGTGTTCCCTTCCGGATTCACAACATCCTCCACGGGGAGTACTGGTGGTTCGGTGACGCGTGGTGCCGCATCAACCTCTTCATGCTGGCGGTCAACCGCTCAGCCAGCATCGCCTTCATGACCATCGTGGCTGTGGATCGCTACCTGAAGGTGGTCCACCCACACCACCGGATCAACCAAATTACCAAGAACCAGGCTCCCTGGTTGGCCTTCCTGATCTGGGCCGTGGTTCTGGCCCTGCGTCTCCCGCTGCTGGGCGAGCCCCTCCTCGATAAGCACGACAACACATCCTTGTGCCGGAGCTTCGGCTTCCACACGATAAATCCGAGGATAATAATACACTACATGGTCTACATCGGGGAGTTCTTCCTGTCGCTGGCAATGTTGATTTTCTGCACGGCGCGGATCGCCTGCGTGCTGCATCAGCGAAAGCTGGACAGGGAGCAGAAGGTGCAGCGGGCGGTGCGCACGGTCGCCACCATCGTGGCGGTGTTTGTGGTCTGCTTCTCGCCGGGGATCATGATGGGCATTGTAGGGTGGGCGTTCATGGGATTGAAGCAGGACTGCAAGAGAGCTGGGATAGTGAGCCAGCTGTTCAGGTTGTCTATCGGCTTCACCTACTTGAACAGCGCCCTGGACCCCATAATTTACAGCCTCTCCAGCTCCATGTTCCGCGATGCCCTCAAGAGTCTGTTCTACAGCCTGACTCCGGGGGGGAAGTATCGTGAAGGCAGGAACCTCCGTAGAAGCACAAATACTGACGGCTGA
- the papolg gene encoding poly(A) polymerase gamma isoform X2 has translation MKEMSSGQQPQKHYGITSAISHAPPREIDNQYTKKLSDAMKPFGVFEDEDELNHRLAVLGKLNNFVKEWISEISESKNLPPSAVTNVGGKIFTFGSYRLGVHTKGADIDALCVAPRHVERTDFFSSFFEKIKLHEEIKDLRAVEDAFVPVIKFKFDGIEIDLLFARLALQSIPDNLDLRGDSMLRNLDIRCIRSLNGCRVTDEILYLVPNKENFRLTLRAIKLWAKRRGIYSNMLGFLGGVSWAMLVARTCQLYPNAVAATLVHKFFLVFSKWEWPNPVLLKQPEDSNLNLPVWDPRVNPSDRYHLMPIITPAYPQQNSTYNVSTSTRTIMSEEFKYGLSVTDEILQGKTEWSKLFEPPNFFQKYK, from the exons ATGAAAGAAATGTCAAG cgggcagcagcctcagaaacATTATGGCATCACCTCTGCCATTAGTCACGCACCCCCGAGAGAAATAGACAACCAATACACAAAGAAACTCAGCGATGCTATGAAACCATTCGGGGTGTTTGAGGATGAAGATGAACTAAACCATAG actTGCAGTTCTCGGGAAATTAAATAACTTTGTTAAAGAATGGATATCAGAGATCAGTGAGTCTAAG AACCTTCCCCCATCTGCAGTAACTAATGTTGGGGGAAAGATATTCACGTTTGGTTCTTACCGGCTCGGGGTGCACACAAAAG GAGCTGATATCGATGCCTTATGTGTGGCTCCTCGTCATGTAGAGAGGACTGACTTTTTCTCTTCATTCTTTGAGAAGATCAAACTCCACGAAGAGATCAAAGACCTCAGG GCTGTGGAGGATGCCTTTGTACCAGTGATCAAGTTCAAATTTGATGGAATAGAG ATTGATCTGCTGTTTGCCAGACTGGCCCTGCAGTCCATACCAGACAACCTAGACCTGAGGGGTGACTCCATGTTGAGGAATCTTGATATTCGCTGTATACGCAGCCTCAACG GGTGCAGGGTGACAGATGAGATATTGTACCTGGTGCCAAACAAGGAGAACTTCAGGCTGACTCTGAGAGCAATCAAACTATGGGCCAAAC GTCGTGGGATCTACTCCAACATGCTGGGTTTCCTGGGAGGTGTGTCGTGGGCCATGCTGGTGGCCAGAACCTGCCAGCTCTACCCCAACGCTGTGGCTGCCACCTTAGTCCACAAATTCTTCCTGGTCTTCTCTAAATG GGAATGGCCAAACCCGGTGCTTTTGAAACAGCCAGAAGACAGCAATCTGAACCTTCCAGTGTGGGACCCCAGA GTCAACCCGTCTGACAGATACCATCTGATGCCAATCATTACACCGGCCTATCCCCAGCAGAACTCCACCTAcaacgtctccacctccacacGCACCATCATGAGCGAGGAGTTCAAATATG GTCTCAGCGTCACGGATGAGATTCTTCAGGGTAAAACGGAGTGGTCGAAACTCTTTGAGCCGCCCAACTTCTTTCAAAAGTACAAGTAA
- the tmem229b gene encoding transmembrane protein 229b: protein METQTLHMRGASSSGIKNSGSSGNANAPAEPTANSSSLQPLSPLARFYIYSLHGCLCEVAFTATCDWYDTRDRRLAGHSSLWSLPMYASAIFLMERLRAVLLARRWLLAMRLVAYTLFIYLWELSWGLGLRLLGACPWDYSGYRYNLAGLVTLEYALPWAVASLIAEKHVIRNTLRIRLEP, encoded by the exons ATGGAGACACAGACACTACACATGAGGGGGGCTTCTTCTTCCGGCATAAAGAACTCAG GATCCAGTGGGAATGCTAATGCACCGGCAGAGCCGACCGCAAACagctccagcctccagcctctctcCCCATTGGCTCGCTTCTACATCTACTCCCTGCATGGCTGCCTCTGCGAGGTGGCCTTCACGGCCACATGTGACTGGTACGACACCCGGGACAGGAGACTGGCAGGACACAGCAGCTTGTGGTCCCTGCCCATGTACGCCTCAGCCATCTTCCTGATGGAGAGGCTGAGGGCTGTGCTGCTGGCCCGCCGCTGGCTGCTGGCGATGCGCCTGGTAGCCTACACCCTGTTCATCTACCTGTGGGAGCTCAGCTGGGGCCTGGGGCTGAGGCTCCTGGGGGCCTGCCCCTGGGACTACTCCGGGTACCGCTACAACCTGGCGGGGCTGGTGACTCTTGAGTACGCGCTGCCCTGGGCTGTGGCATCGCTGATTGCAGAGAAACACGTGATACGGAACACTCTGAGAATCAGGCTGGAGCCGTGA